The following is a genomic window from Deltaproteobacteria bacterium.
AATTTAGCGAAACTATAAAAATTATTGCTGCTAAGCCAACCACCGCCACCGCCCATAGTTAACGACCAGTCAACAGAAAGATAACGTCGCAAAATTAAAGCTGCGCGAACATCGGCTTTGCTATGTTCAAAAGAAGTACGTAAACCTACCCCGAAAGTTAGCTCTGGTACCCAAGCTAAAACATCAAAAGCGAAGGTCAGGCCAATACCTGCGTCAAGATTTTTATCGAATTGTTTATTATCAAGATATCGTCCACCCAACCATCCGTGCAGCGACGCAACATCATTAAGTCCAAGATGTAATGTCGCATCAGTACCAAACTGCGTAGCAGTGCTATATTCAGCAACAGCTTCGAGTCCGACTAATGTTTCATCAATATCGGCAAAGGCTGAGCGAGGGGAGATAAGCAAGAAAATAAATGAAAATAGAAAAAGCCTCACAAAGAAAAAAATTCGCAAAGGATGCAGGTAATTAGCAACGAGCATGAATTAGCTCACCTCCCAAGAAGTGCCGCCAGGATGGTCTTTAATAGTTACCCCCATTACGGCTAATTCTTGGCGAATGGCATCAGCGCGAGCAAAATCTTTATTTTTTCTTGCAGCAGTACGTTCACTAATTAGATTTTCAATAGTAGTGGCGTCAACTTGCAGTTCGTTTATTCGACGTGCTTCAAGTCGCTTTAAAACAACTTGGGGGTCTTCATCAAAAACCCCTAAGATTGCGGCAATTTCTTTTAGTGCTTTTTGTATAGCGCTTAAAGTTCGTTGATCAACTTTGTTATCTTGCGGACGATCAAGTGTATCATTAATAAGTTTAAATACATCTGAAAGGTCACCAAAGGCTTTGGCAGTATTAAAATCATCATCCATGGCAGCGACAAATCGTTCAATTATATTGCCGACCCAAGCTTCACGATATGGTGGTGTTGGGTCATTAATTTGAACAGCTTGCTCAAGACGCGCTAAGGTTTGATATATATAGCGCACTCGCGCTTCGGCTTCTTTTAAAGCAGCATCAGAAAAACTAATAGGTGAGCGGTAGTGGGTGGTGAGCAAGAAATAGCGCAACGCCTGCGGATCGAATTTTTCAAGCACTTCGCGAATAGTAAAGAAGTTGCCTAATGATTTAGACATCTTTTCGTTGTCAATATTAACAAAGCCATTGTGCATCCACAGGTTAGCTATCGGTTTATCAGTAGCTGCTTGGCTTTGCGCAATTTCATTTTCATGATGCGGAAAAATTAAATCTTTACCGCCACCATGAATATCAAAAGTTTCGCCGAGGAGTTTTTGACTCATCGCTGAGCATTCAATATGCCAGCCAGGTCTACCTTTGCCCCAAGGTGAATCCCAAGCAGGTTCACCCGGTTTTGCCGCCTTCCAAAGCGCAAAGTCTAGAGGATTTTGTTTTTTTTCATTCAACTCAACGCGGGCACCGGTTTTTATATCCTCAAGATTGCGTTTGCTCAAGGCACCATATTTATCAAACTTAGTTACAGCATAATAAACATCACCCTCGGTATTATATGCGAAACCCTTGCTTGCAAGCGTGCTAATTAACTCGATGATTTCTGAGATATATTGGGTAACTTGTGGTTCATGATCTGCCGGCAGTACACTTAGCACCTGCATATCTTTTTTATATTCATTGATAAAACGCTCAGCTATCTTTGCGGCGCTAGAATTAGTTTCTGCTGCACGTTTAATTATTTTATCGTCAATATCAGTGTAATTGCGTACATAAGTAACTTTATAAGAGCGACGTAAATAGCGCACAACTACATCAAAAGCGATATAAGCGCGCGCATGACCAATGTGGCTCATGTCATAAACCGTCGGGCCGCACACGTATATATTAACATGTCCATTAGTTAGCGGGATTAGTGGTTCTTTTTGACCACTCATAGTGTTGTAAATATATATGGCCATTATTGCTCCATCATCGCTGCTGGTTGTGTACGGGTTGTCTCATTAAAGAGTGAACGTAACTCTTTAACCACTACATTAAGAGCGGCATGAGTTTTAGAGGATATCTCATTATGGGGCTCAATTACCGCTTGCAAACGCTCAGCAAGTAATAAAGCTTTACGTAAATCGTTATCACCAGCGCTACGATTAGGTTTTGCCGCAGGTTTAAAAGCTTGAGGGTCAAGTTCGCGATAACGTTTTAGTACTTCAGTTTTGCTTGGCGGTGATTCATTATCAAATACGCTACCCTCAATTTGAGAAAATTGCGCGTGCGACAGGTTTGCACGTTCACGAGCACGTGATAAAAGATCAATTACATCTAACGGAGGTAGCTCTTTAACTTCAAGGTTTTCAAGCGAAGTGGGGTTATGGTCACGCAAAAAGGCAAACGAGCGTGTTAATTTATTTGCCGTATCAGCCTTTATTTTGAGTTCACTACGGCAGTATGCCTCAAAAGTTTTATAACCCCATTCTTTATAACTAGCAGTTTCGCGGGTGACAGTAAGCACTTCTCCGAGCGCTACCCATGACGCTTTAAAATCACGCGTGGCGCTTAAAATACGATAACGCTCAGAGTTGGGATCGAGATGTTCAAGCAAGGCCTCGATCTGAGCTTCTCCCCGCGTACGGCGGCGGACCATGTAGTTCCTCAAAAAACTGAATTTATTGTGCTAATTCTACTAAAAGAATTTT
Proteins encoded in this region:
- a CDS encoding cysteine--tRNA ligase codes for the protein MAIYIYNTMSGQKEPLIPLTNGHVNIYVCGPTVYDMSHIGHARAYIAFDVVVRYLRRSYKVTYVRNYTDIDDKIIKRAAETNSSAAKIAERFINEYKKDMQVLSVLPADHEPQVTQYISEIIELISTLASKGFAYNTEGDVYYAVTKFDKYGALSKRNLEDIKTGARVELNEKKQNPLDFALWKAAKPGEPAWDSPWGKGRPGWHIECSAMSQKLLGETFDIHGGGKDLIFPHHENEIAQSQAATDKPIANLWMHNGFVNIDNEKMSKSLGNFFTIREVLEKFDPQALRYFLLTTHYRSPISFSDAALKEAEARVRYIYQTLARLEQAVQINDPTPPYREAWVGNIIERFVAAMDDDFNTAKAFGDLSDVFKLINDTLDRPQDNKVDQRTLSAIQKALKEIAAILGVFDEDPQVVLKRLEARRINELQVDATTIENLISERTAARKNKDFARADAIRQELAVMGVTIKDHPGGTSWEVS